The following are encoded in a window of Solibacillus sp. FSL R7-0668 genomic DNA:
- a CDS encoding DUF2815 family protein has product MNNQNRTKVVTSVNTRLSYFHGWEPVSINGGAEKYSVSVLIPKTDKETINAINAAVDAAIEEGIAKFGGKKPNKAAIKLPLRDGDVERDDEAYKGHYFVNTNSKTPPQIVDKAVRPILDRNEVYSGCYARVSLNFYAFNSNGNKGVACGLGNIQKIRDGEPLGGRTNAADDFTTIDDDDFLA; this is encoded by the coding sequence ATGAATAATCAAAACAGAACTAAGGTTGTTACAAGCGTCAACACACGTCTTAGCTACTTTCACGGCTGGGAACCCGTATCCATCAATGGCGGAGCGGAAAAATACAGTGTATCCGTATTGATTCCCAAAACAGATAAGGAAACTATCAATGCTATCAATGCAGCAGTAGATGCAGCCATTGAAGAGGGCATTGCAAAGTTTGGTGGTAAAAAGCCGAATAAGGCGGCTATTAAACTACCACTTCGTGATGGTGATGTAGAACGTGATGATGAGGCTTATAAAGGGCATTATTTTGTAAATACCAACAGCAAGACTCCACCCCAAATAGTAGATAAAGCAGTCAGACCTATCTTGGATCGCAACGAGGTTTACAGCGGTTGTTATGCAAGAGTATCCCTAAATTTCTATGCTTTTAACTCTAATGGCAATAAGGGTGTAGCGTGTGGTCTTGGCAACATCCAGAAGATAAGAGATGGAGAGCCTTTAGGCGGAAGAACCAATGCAGCTGATGACTTCACAACTATTGATGATGATGATTTTCTAGCATAA
- a CDS encoding DUF7768 domain-containing protein, producing the protein MGINKFNHEGYHDPTPHEALTNIMRKEKAEKKSAFKPLVYICSPYSGDVEGNIKKARSFCRFALDQNCIPIAPHLMFPQFMDDENPEERELAIFMDIVLMGKCSEVWVLGNTISSGMAREIEVAKKRRQTVRYFSPVHEEVESL; encoded by the coding sequence ATGGGAATCAACAAATTTAACCATGAAGGATACCATGACCCAACTCCCCATGAAGCACTGACCAACATAATGAGAAAGGAAAAGGCAGAGAAAAAATCTGCCTTTAAGCCGCTTGTATATATCTGTTCTCCCTATTCCGGTGATGTAGAAGGAAACATTAAAAAGGCTCGCAGTTTTTGCAGGTTTGCTCTAGACCAAAACTGTATCCCAATTGCTCCCCATCTTATGTTTCCTCAGTTTATGGATGATGAAAATCCCGAAGAACGGGAGCTTGCCATATTTATGGACATCGTGCTTATGGGCAAATGCTCCGAGGTGTGGGTGCTGGGCAATACCATCTCAAGCGGTATGGCAAGGGAGATTGAAGTAGCCAAGAAACGCAGGCAAACGGTCAGGTATTTTAGTCCGGTGCATGAGGAGGTTGAAAGCTTATGA
- a CDS encoding TetR/AcrR family transcriptional regulator → MPKIVDHDEKRKQIAEAAWNIIGKEGVEKASIRRVAAEAGMSSGALRHYFSTQDEMLLFIMNYYLEEGKKRSQNIEWSENPVQAVEEVLLELVPIDEEKKIETSVWWILALRSLTSDTIKDKKDEMTDGTYELANSMIEILALKGVLSDSMNAELEKSRLTALIEGLSIHALLRPDVYSPEKVKEVIRYHLETLCNKIN, encoded by the coding sequence ATGCCAAAAATTGTTGATCATGATGAAAAGCGCAAACAAATTGCTGAGGCTGCATGGAATATTATTGGGAAAGAAGGGGTTGAGAAAGCGTCTATACGAAGAGTTGCAGCTGAGGCAGGGATGTCTTCTGGTGCGTTAAGACATTATTTTTCAACTCAAGATGAAATGTTATTATTTATTATGAATTACTACTTAGAAGAAGGGAAAAAACGTTCTCAAAATATAGAATGGTCAGAAAACCCAGTGCAGGCAGTAGAAGAAGTTTTATTAGAGCTAGTACCAATAGATGAAGAAAAGAAAATTGAAACGAGTGTTTGGTGGATTCTTGCATTACGTTCACTTACAAGTGATACAATAAAGGACAAAAAAGATGAAATGACGGACGGTACATATGAATTAGCAAATTCAATGATTGAAATCTTAGCTCTAAAAGGCGTATTATCAGATTCAATGAATGCAGAATTAGAAAAGAGTAGGTTAACGGCATTAATAGAGGGATTGTCGATTCATGCTTTATTAAGACCTGATGTATACTCTCCAGAAAAGGTGAAGGAAGTTATTCGTTATCATTTAGAGACACTCTGCAATAAAATCAATTAA
- a CDS encoding DNA polymerase: MNSISIDIETFSSANLQKSGVYRYAESDDFEILLFGYSVDGGEVQVVDLASGEEIPDEIINALMDDFVTKWAFNAMFERVCLSKWLNLADYLDPASWKCSMIWSAYMGLPLSLEGVGAVLGLEKQKLTEGKDLIKYFCTPCSPTKSNGGRIRNLPEHDVDKWERFKAYNLRDVEAEMSIQQKLSKFPVPEAIWEEYHLDQVINDRGIAIDMTFVKQAVAIDEHSRKKLMALMQDITNLENPNSVQQMKDWLADNGLETDTLGKKAVAEMLKTAPEPLGTVLELRQQLAKSSVKKYTAMENAVCSDGRARGMFQFYGANRTGRFSGRLIQLQNLPQNHMSDLEQARALVRSGNFDALTLLYDSIPEVLSELIRTAFIPREGMKFIVADFSAIEARVIAWLAGEKWRLDVFQNGGDIYCASASQMFNVPVEKHGVNGHLRQKGKIAELALGYGGSIGALKSMGALEMGIEEEELQPLVTAWRQSNPNITKLWWDVNRAVKTCVKQKTPTATHGIKFIYQSGMLFIVLPSGRRLAYVKPRMGENVFGGESVTYEGVGGTKKWERIESYGPKFVENIVQAISRDILCHAMQTLKNCSIVAHVHDEIIIDADMGMSLSAICEQMARTPTWANGLLLSADGYECLFYQKD, translated from the coding sequence ATGAATTCTATTTCTATTGATATTGAAACATTTAGTAGTGCCAACCTTCAGAAGTCTGGAGTTTACCGTTATGCCGAGAGTGATGATTTTGAAATTCTACTATTTGGTTATTCGGTGGATGGCGGTGAAGTACAGGTGGTTGACCTTGCCAGTGGGGAGGAAATCCCCGATGAAATCATAAACGCACTTATGGATGATTTCGTTACCAAGTGGGCTTTCAATGCAATGTTTGAGCGTGTGTGTCTATCAAAATGGCTTAACCTTGCAGATTATCTTGATCCTGCATCCTGGAAATGTTCCATGATATGGTCGGCATATATGGGATTACCTCTTTCTTTGGAGGGAGTTGGTGCAGTTCTAGGTTTGGAGAAACAAAAGTTAACAGAGGGTAAAGACCTCATTAAATATTTCTGTACACCTTGCTCCCCTACTAAATCAAATGGTGGCCGAATTCGTAATCTGCCGGAACATGACGTGGATAAATGGGAGCGTTTTAAAGCATATAACCTTCGTGATGTAGAAGCCGAAATGTCAATACAGCAGAAGTTATCTAAGTTTCCAGTACCGGAGGCCATCTGGGAGGAATATCATCTCGACCAGGTAATCAATGACCGTGGCATTGCCATTGACATGACTTTCGTAAAACAGGCTGTTGCAATAGATGAACATTCCCGTAAAAAGCTAATGGCTTTAATGCAAGATATAACTAATTTAGAGAATCCGAACTCTGTACAACAAATGAAAGACTGGCTTGCCGATAACGGGCTAGAAACAGATACCCTTGGTAAAAAAGCGGTTGCTGAGATGTTAAAGACAGCACCTGAACCACTAGGCACTGTTTTGGAACTTCGGCAACAACTTGCAAAATCATCGGTGAAAAAATACACAGCAATGGAGAATGCGGTATGTAGTGACGGTCGTGCAAGAGGAATGTTTCAGTTTTACGGAGCCAACAGAACCGGCAGATTCTCTGGCAGGCTGATTCAGTTGCAAAATCTACCCCAAAACCATATGTCCGATTTGGAACAGGCTCGTGCTTTAGTTCGAAGCGGAAACTTTGATGCTCTTACTTTACTATATGATTCAATCCCAGAGGTACTGTCGGAGCTTATCCGTACTGCTTTTATACCACGAGAAGGTATGAAGTTCATTGTGGCAGATTTTTCAGCGATTGAGGCTCGCGTCATTGCTTGGCTTGCAGGTGAAAAATGGAGATTAGATGTATTCCAAAACGGCGGTGACATCTACTGTGCCAGTGCCTCTCAGATGTTTAATGTACCTGTTGAAAAGCATGGTGTAAACGGGCACCTTCGTCAAAAAGGGAAAATTGCTGAACTTGCTCTCGGTTACGGAGGATCTATTGGAGCATTAAAATCAATGGGTGCTTTAGAGATGGGAATTGAAGAAGAGGAACTTCAGCCTCTTGTAACGGCTTGGAGACAGTCCAATCCCAATATCACAAAATTGTGGTGGGATGTTAACCGTGCAGTAAAAACTTGTGTTAAGCAAAAAACTCCCACAGCGACACACGGCATTAAATTTATCTATCAAAGTGGAATGCTCTTCATTGTCCTTCCTTCTGGTAGACGGCTTGCCTATGTGAAACCCCGTATGGGAGAGAACGTGTTCGGCGGTGAGTCGGTTACTTATGAAGGTGTCGGTGGGACGAAGAAATGGGAAAGAATCGAAAGCTATGGACCCAAATTTGTAGAGAATATTGTTCAGGCAATCAGTCGTGACATTTTGTGTCATGCCATGCAGACGTTAAAGAATTGTTCTATTGTGGCTCATGTACACGATGAAATTATCATCGATGCGGATATGGGAATGTCACTTTCCGCTATTTGTGAACAGATGGCTAGGACACCAACATGGGCAAATGGCCTGTTACTTAGTGCTGATGGCTATGAGTGTCTGTTTTATCAAAAAGATTAA
- a CDS encoding virulence-associated E family protein, giving the protein MKIAVGNSRMDRKWKNKDISWEDFCSRVKTTQRTTETVEEYRKLKKGQQDDIKDVGGFVGGHLKEGRRKKGNVLCRSLLTLDMDYGRPDIWEQISMLFDYKCCVYSTHKHTPENPRLRLIVPLAREISEEEYAAVGRMVAKEIGIDLFDDTTYEAHRLMYWPSTSSNGEFVYEEQDGALLNPDIYLSKYENWRDTSTWPVSSRQSEVINRSLKEQADPLLKEGVVGTFCRAYPVREAIEKFLGAVYAPSAMEGRYDYIPADSSAGVIIYDDKFAYSHHATDPASGLLLNAFDLVRIHKFGSLDDKATTTTAPGKMPSFVAMCEFAIKDERVKAEFAKERQAQAEEEFSDEDWQTALELDKQGRIKDTLDNIVLIIRHDKELQHIAFNCHRDGIDAKGGLPWEQIKAGWNDSDNALLKVYLSSKYGVYSPTKTKDAVLAVAAERAYHPVKEYLDSLPKWDGISRVENLLIDYFGATDNSYTKAIIRKTMVAAVARIYRPGTKFDSVLILNGPQGIGKSTFFAKLAGDWFSDSLTITDMKDKSGAEKLQGYWLLELGELAGMRKTDVEIVKSFISRADDKYRASYGVNVESHPRQCVIVGSTNAESGFLRDITGNRRFWPVRISGNSKKKAWQMTKEEVQQIWAEALVLYERGEKLYLEGDDVSMATSEQADAMETDEREGLVRTYLDTLLPDDWDTMSLYERRNFLGGSEFGGGTRVGTVKRTLVCNMEIWCECFGKEASMLKPSDSYAIGGIMRKISEWNKYTGNKNGVVTFPVYGKQRAYSRAEEQR; this is encoded by the coding sequence ATGAAAATTGCAGTGGGCAATAGCCGGATGGATAGAAAATGGAAAAACAAAGATATCTCCTGGGAGGATTTTTGCTCCCGTGTAAAGACAACCCAACGTACTACAGAAACGGTAGAAGAATATCGGAAACTTAAAAAAGGCCAGCAAGATGATATCAAAGACGTGGGTGGCTTTGTCGGAGGGCATTTAAAAGAAGGAAGGCGAAAGAAGGGCAATGTTTTATGCCGTTCTTTGCTTACCCTTGATATGGATTACGGTAGACCGGATATCTGGGAACAAATCAGTATGCTTTTCGACTACAAATGTTGCGTTTACTCCACCCATAAGCACACACCGGAAAATCCAAGACTCAGGCTTATCGTTCCCCTTGCTCGTGAAATCAGCGAAGAAGAATATGCAGCAGTTGGACGTATGGTGGCAAAAGAAATTGGCATAGATCTTTTCGATGATACGACATATGAAGCCCATCGCCTTATGTATTGGCCATCCACTTCCTCTAACGGTGAATTTGTCTACGAAGAGCAGGATGGAGCATTACTTAACCCGGATATTTATCTTTCAAAATATGAAAACTGGCGAGATACATCAACTTGGCCCGTATCAAGCAGGCAGTCTGAGGTTATTAATCGCAGTCTTAAAGAGCAAGCAGACCCGCTTTTAAAGGAAGGTGTGGTAGGAACATTCTGTCGTGCCTATCCCGTACGTGAAGCAATTGAGAAATTCTTAGGTGCAGTTTATGCCCCTTCTGCTATGGAAGGACGATACGATTATATTCCAGCTGATAGTAGTGCCGGTGTGATTATCTATGATGATAAATTCGCATACAGCCACCATGCTACAGACCCAGCAAGTGGATTACTCCTCAATGCTTTTGATCTCGTTCGTATTCATAAATTCGGTTCTTTAGATGATAAAGCTACTACCACTACAGCTCCTGGTAAGATGCCATCTTTTGTGGCAATGTGCGAGTTTGCTATAAAAGATGAAAGAGTAAAAGCTGAGTTTGCTAAGGAGAGACAGGCACAGGCTGAAGAGGAGTTTAGTGATGAGGATTGGCAGACAGCTTTGGAATTGGATAAGCAAGGCCGAATAAAAGACACACTGGACAACATCGTTTTGATTATTCGGCATGATAAGGAATTACAGCATATCGCTTTTAATTGCCACCGTGATGGTATTGATGCCAAAGGTGGTCTGCCTTGGGAACAGATCAAGGCGGGTTGGAATGATTCAGATAATGCACTTCTTAAAGTGTATTTAAGCAGCAAATACGGGGTCTATTCACCTACCAAGACCAAGGACGCTGTGTTAGCGGTAGCGGCTGAGCGAGCCTACCATCCTGTTAAGGAGTATCTGGACTCCCTGCCAAAATGGGATGGTATTAGCCGAGTAGAAAATCTACTAATTGATTATTTCGGTGCAACAGATAATTCCTACACAAAGGCAATTATTCGCAAAACGATGGTTGCAGCGGTAGCCCGTATTTATAGACCAGGTACAAAGTTTGATAGTGTTCTAATCTTAAACGGTCCTCAAGGTATCGGTAAGTCAACCTTCTTTGCGAAGCTTGCAGGGGATTGGTTTTCAGATAGTTTGACCATTACGGACATGAAAGATAAATCAGGTGCTGAAAAACTTCAGGGATATTGGTTGTTAGAACTGGGTGAGCTTGCTGGAATGCGTAAGACGGATGTGGAGATTGTGAAGTCCTTTATTTCGAGGGCAGATGATAAATACCGTGCCAGTTATGGAGTCAACGTGGAAAGCCATCCCCGTCAATGCGTGATTGTAGGTTCTACCAATGCCGAAAGCGGATTTCTTCGGGATATTACGGGTAACCGTAGATTCTGGCCAGTCCGCATTAGTGGCAATAGTAAAAAGAAAGCTTGGCAGATGACCAAAGAGGAAGTACAGCAGATTTGGGCAGAGGCACTAGTTCTTTATGAGAGGGGTGAAAAACTCTACCTTGAAGGTGATGATGTATCCATGGCAACTAGTGAACAGGCAGATGCCATGGAAACAGATGAACGAGAAGGACTAGTTCGTACTTACTTGGATACGCTCTTGCCGGATGATTGGGACACGATGTCTTTGTACGAGCGTAGAAATTTCCTCGGCGGTAGCGAATTTGGCGGCGGCACCCGTGTTGGAACAGTAAAAAGAACCCTTGTCTGTAATATGGAAATTTGGTGTGAGTGTTTCGGTAAAGAGGCATCAATGCTAAAGCCTTCAGATTCCTATGCCATCGGTGGCATTATGAGAAAGATCAGTGAGTGGAACAAGTACACTGGGAACAAGAATGGTGTTGTAACGTTTCCTGTCTACGGAAAGCAACGAGCTTATTCCCGAGCCGAGGAACAACGCTAA
- a CDS encoding ECF-type sigma factor, which yields MKIRIQHENKSIYLEVPDEDFTLMIDADYEDRLSSVEDKGTVTRRSPQEIMDERFNKPEYNNWHKFDRHRGMPKKPFRKDDESEDATDHMDYFPDNTDEVIREKQVEYEYLCEIIRKTLKEKQAELLIAIFLDGVSVTEYAEREGVSKSAISHRLDTAKKNFKKVFPESSTFPSCQG from the coding sequence ATGAAAATTAGAATTCAGCACGAAAACAAATCTATCTATCTAGAGGTACCAGACGAGGACTTCACCTTAATGATTGATGCAGATTACGAGGACAGGCTGTCTTCTGTCGAGGACAAGGGAACTGTAACACGCCGTTCTCCACAAGAGATTATGGACGAGCGTTTCAACAAACCTGAGTACAATAACTGGCATAAATTTGATAGGCACAGAGGGATGCCAAAGAAACCATTCCGCAAGGATGATGAATCCGAAGATGCTACGGACCATATGGACTATTTCCCTGATAACACCGATGAAGTGATTCGAGAGAAACAAGTAGAGTATGAATACCTCTGTGAAATTATCCGCAAGACCCTCAAGGAAAAACAAGCAGAGTTATTGATTGCTATATTCCTAGATGGTGTTTCTGTAACAGAGTATGCAGAGCGTGAGGGTGTTAGTAAAAGTGCCATTTCACACCGTTTAGATACAGCTAAGAAGAATTTCAAAAAAGTTTTTCCAGAATCCTCAACTTTCCCCTCTTGCCAGGGCTAA
- a CDS encoding phage antirepressor KilAC domain-containing protein: MDELVKINYENQRPTVLGRDLHEALDVKTAYKDWFPRMCEYGFEEGSDFSSFLSESTGGRPSIDHQLTIDMAKELCMIQRTPKGKECRQYFLEIERRWNSPEAIMARALQIANQQLTQVRKQNKMLEGTIAVQIQQIAEMKPKVSYYDVVLNCKDLISTSAIAKDYGKSAIWMNRYLNKKGIQFKQGGIWLLYQKYAEKGYTSTKTHSYLGSNGQQHTKVHTYWTQKGRLFIYELMKADGILPQIEMEGV; the protein is encoded by the coding sequence ATGGACGAATTAGTAAAAATCAATTATGAAAATCAACGACCAACCGTACTCGGTCGTGATTTACATGAAGCCTTGGATGTAAAGACCGCTTATAAAGATTGGTTTCCAAGAATGTGTGAGTACGGATTTGAGGAAGGATCAGACTTTAGCTCATTTTTGAGCGAAAGTACTGGAGGCAGACCAAGCATAGACCATCAGTTAACAATTGACATGGCAAAAGAGCTGTGCATGATACAGCGTACTCCTAAAGGGAAAGAGTGCCGTCAATACTTTCTTGAAATAGAAAGAAGATGGAATTCCCCAGAAGCGATCATGGCAAGGGCACTTCAGATTGCCAATCAACAGCTAACTCAAGTAAGGAAACAAAATAAAATGCTTGAAGGTACGATTGCTGTTCAGATTCAGCAAATTGCAGAAATGAAACCGAAAGTGTCTTATTACGATGTGGTTTTAAATTGCAAAGACCTCATTTCCACATCAGCAATCGCCAAAGATTACGGTAAGTCAGCTATTTGGATGAACCGCTATCTTAATAAAAAGGGCATCCAATTTAAACAAGGCGGCATTTGGCTTTTATATCAGAAGTATGCGGAAAAAGGTTACACCAGCACTAAGACTCATAGCTACCTTGGCAGTAATGGGCAACAGCATACAAAGGTCCATACATATTGGACACAAAAAGGCAGACTCTTCATTTACGAACTGATGAAGGCAGACGGTATTTTGCCACAGATAGAAATGGAGGGTGTGTAA
- a CDS encoding CGNR zinc finger domain-containing protein, producing the protein MAQNTENFFENNLFRFGSCSCDCVEDIIHTAPGQPEKRVLKIQAVPTDTIHFAFAAGDVGLVRLGTKGALIEKNILGNLISIKSGDTAELFSFFKRNGFFFNVSSTEYEEIDGALIFELISRIRATVELMSALTAIRRDYDRILHLTLYLLLSEPIALDLPSLETPYTTCKHPFLEKIKNASNLPVVDRGQESFDKYTYSICDTIYSPIYELDINDYNDIVGGYMKSKIGSDNPYFKNLTLLYCNGIYEDLRLREIIDFLFHYQYDVGIIKAIDYENGIEYFTAPDRDNFDKPLKDALIKVAQIVLGEEVNANLDGIHPQYDAVKMSPSWNIDTLMAALYFSIFYMTQSELYRRCANPNCGVYFLVRTTSTRKRYCSDECRNRFQQHKHRQKKRSELERLE; encoded by the coding sequence ATGGCTCAAAATACTGAAAATTTTTTTGAAAATAATTTATTTCGATTTGGCAGTTGCTCCTGTGATTGCGTTGAAGATATCATTCATACTGCACCTGGACAGCCAGAGAAACGAGTTTTAAAGATACAAGCTGTACCAACAGATACCATTCACTTTGCTTTCGCAGCTGGTGATGTAGGATTAGTTCGTCTTGGTACCAAAGGTGCATTAATTGAAAAGAATATACTGGGTAATTTAATCTCTATTAAAAGTGGGGACACTGCTGAATTATTTAGTTTTTTCAAAAGAAATGGTTTCTTTTTTAACGTAAGCAGTACAGAATATGAGGAGATTGACGGGGCATTAATCTTTGAATTAATTAGTAGAATTAGAGCAACCGTAGAGCTTATGAGTGCCCTTACAGCGATCCGTAGAGATTATGACAGGATATTGCACTTAACTTTATATTTGCTTTTATCGGAGCCTATCGCTTTAGACCTTCCTTCACTGGAAACCCCATATACAACCTGTAAGCATCCTTTTTTAGAGAAAATAAAAAACGCCTCTAATCTACCAGTAGTAGACCGAGGTCAAGAAAGTTTTGATAAATATACATATTCGATTTGTGATACCATCTACTCTCCAATTTATGAGTTGGATATTAATGACTACAATGATATTGTTGGTGGTTATATGAAATCCAAAATTGGGTCTGATAATCCTTATTTTAAGAACCTAACACTTTTATACTGTAATGGAATTTATGAAGATCTGCGGCTCCGGGAAATCATTGATTTTCTATTTCACTATCAATATGATGTTGGCATTATAAAAGCAATTGACTATGAAAATGGCATAGAATATTTCACAGCACCAGACAGAGACAATTTTGATAAACCTCTCAAAGATGCTTTAATTAAAGTTGCACAAATTGTGTTAGGGGAAGAAGTAAATGCTAATCTTGATGGCATTCACCCTCAATACGATGCTGTTAAAATGTCTCCATCTTGGAACATTGATACTTTGATGGCGGCACTTTACTTTTCAATTTTTTATATGACTCAATCTGAATTATATCGCCGTTGTGCTAATCCAAACTGTGGTGTGTATTTTCTTGTAAGAACCACTTCAACACGGAAAAGATACTGTTCAGATGAATGCCGTAACAGATTCCAGCAACATAAACACCGACAAAAGAAACGTTCCGAGCTAGAACGACTTGAATGA
- a CDS encoding DUF2800 domain-containing protein, producing the protein MSDHAVLSASGSHRWLNCLPSARLELEFENSESNAAAEGTAAHALCEHKLKKGLHMRSKRPVSAYNTDEMEEHSDAYVEFVMEQLELARQSCTDPLILIEQRLDFSCYVPQGFGTGDCIIIGDKKLHIIDFKYGLGVLVDAVDNPQMKLYALGALEIYDSLYDIEEVSMTIFQPRRENVSTWTIPVKELKDWAENELKPKAKKAYEGEGDYLPGEWCTFCRAAVKCRARAEEKLKLAQMEFKLPPLLTDSEIEEVLSKLSDLTKWANEIIAYATDAAVNHGKEWHGFKVVEGRSIRKYKDEEAVAEAAKANGYKDIYRQSLITLTEMQKLMSKSKFEEILGGLIHKPPGKPTLVPISDKRPAMNISNVKNEFNEITEESEYE; encoded by the coding sequence ATGAGTGATCACGCAGTACTTTCCGCATCAGGGTCCCATAGGTGGCTTAATTGCCTTCCATCTGCAAGATTGGAACTAGAATTTGAAAATAGCGAATCCAATGCGGCCGCTGAAGGTACAGCCGCCCATGCTCTCTGTGAACATAAACTTAAAAAAGGACTTCACATGAGGAGTAAGCGTCCTGTCTCGGCTTATAACACCGATGAGATGGAAGAACACAGCGATGCCTATGTGGAATTTGTAATGGAGCAGCTTGAACTGGCAAGGCAAAGCTGTACGGACCCGTTAATACTTATTGAACAACGTCTTGATTTTTCCTGCTATGTACCACAGGGGTTCGGAACTGGTGACTGCATCATCATTGGCGATAAAAAGCTTCATATTATCGATTTTAAGTATGGTTTGGGTGTGCTGGTAGATGCGGTAGATAATCCGCAAATGAAATTATATGCCCTTGGAGCTTTGGAAATCTATGATAGCCTGTATGACATCGAGGAGGTTTCCATGACCATCTTCCAACCCCGCAGGGAAAATGTCAGCACATGGACAATCCCGGTAAAGGAATTAAAAGACTGGGCAGAAAATGAACTGAAGCCAAAGGCGAAGAAGGCCTATGAAGGCGAAGGTGACTATCTTCCAGGTGAATGGTGTACTTTCTGTCGAGCGGCTGTCAAATGCCGTGCAAGAGCAGAAGAAAAGCTGAAATTAGCACAGATGGAGTTTAAACTGCCACCCCTGCTTACGGATTCTGAAATTGAGGAAGTTCTCTCTAAATTGTCCGACCTTACAAAGTGGGCAAATGAAATCATTGCTTATGCCACGGATGCTGCCGTTAATCACGGGAAAGAGTGGCACGGTTTTAAGGTAGTCGAGGGCAGGTCTATCCGTAAATATAAGGACGAAGAGGCTGTGGCTGAAGCAGCCAAGGCAAATGGCTATAAAGATATCTACCGTCAGAGTCTCATTACCCTTACGGAAATGCAGAAGCTGATGAGTAAATCGAAATTCGAAGAAATCCTCGGTGGTCTCATACATAAACCACCAGGTAAGCCAACGCTGGTTCCAATTTCGGATAAGCGGCCAGCTATGAATATATCAAACGTAAAAAACGAATTTAACGAAATAACGGAGGAATCGGAATATGAATAA
- a CDS encoding VRR-NUC domain-containing protein: MLEKYIEKKLVAEVKKMGGIAAKFVSPGLDGMPDRLVLLPLGKMAFVELKAPGKKPRLLQIRRIKQLQKLGFTCYVIDDVKQIGGILGEIQSS; encoded by the coding sequence ATGCTTGAAAAATATATAGAAAAGAAACTGGTGGCTGAGGTAAAAAAGATGGGAGGCATTGCAGCAAAGTTTGTTAGTCCGGGTTTGGATGGGATGCCAGACCGCCTAGTGCTTTTACCACTTGGAAAGATGGCATTTGTGGAATTAAAGGCTCCCGGAAAGAAACCTCGCCTGTTACAGATTAGAAGAATAAAGCAATTACAGAAGTTAGGCTTTACCTGCTATGTCATTGATGATGTTAAGCAGATTGGAGGGATACTGGGTGAAATACAATCCTCATAA